aatataagtgtttttaacataaaaatttgtatatttgataaaatcaacaacaaaaaagtatttctgctattattacattattacaGAATATGACCAGTGAGATAATTTACTaaagaaattgacttaagtaaGCAAATGACTTAACAAGATTTTTGAATACCAGCCCACAGCTGGCCAAGACAAATTGACACAGTGTTTAGCATCATCAGGCTGGTAGGTTTAGAGTCTTCAACCAACATAAATAAACAGAGTTTCCAAAAATCCAAATAGTCAGCAAAATTAAagctaaaataacatttaatcaaCAAATTAATCTGTAAGTATATAATAAACCGTagatttacttattttatttatatttattatccTGCAAGGGTAGTTCCCTTAATTATAACATGTTCATTTTTCTCTCAaaatttttattgatttttttgcttGTTAGGTCGGTTTTGAAATTGGAAACAGACCCTAAACACAGAATTAACTTGGTTGGTCTGTTAAATTATACTCcaataataagaaaacaagaTTCTGTACACAGTACATACATAATATCAAAAGTACTTTTCATGATTATCATTTTATACAAAGTGCCATTTTATGATTGGTACATACAAGCGAAAGTGCCATTtcttgattattattttatataaagtgCCATTTTATGATTGGTACATACAAGCGAAAGTGCCATTtcttgattattattttatataaagtgCCATTTCATGAAAATCATTTGGTAAAAAAGGTGTACAAAATATAtctaaacaaataatgatattttctcAAAAACACTTGAGATCTCCAGTTTACAAAGttgttcaaacaataaaaagtttttGGCCAAATGCCAGGGTTGTGGTTCTTGCTTTACATATTTGTCTAGCAACTAGTAACATGTGTTTCTAGGTTCATGTGATATTCTTCAACAAAGTTATTGCAAAAGATTAaaagaataacaacaacactGTCACATACTGAACCTGTTCTATAACAATTTATGAAAAGCATAACTGGATAACTGGCCTAATTCttcttttaatagaaaaaaaatatcacactaatttaaatatcaataacttGTAACTCATCATGCATCTGGTGTAAATCTCGGGACCTATTTTTCAGTGATGTCAAAAACTTGTTCAGTTCcctttcattttgaataaacaacCGAAATGGAATCTCCTTCGGCGAATCCCTGGAACAGCCCTCCTCCAGACTGTAATGATCTGGTACGAGAATAATGTCCTCTTTTTCGTCTGAGAAAAccagagttatgtcccttgcaTTGTTTTTTCTCTGCTTAATACACTTCAGGTACTCAATTTTCCTCACATCCGTCACATGCTGTCTTGGAATGCTGGGTAATCCTCTCACAAAATCAGGTAAAGGATAGCTAACCAGATCTTCTGTTACAAAACACAGACACTCATTTGTAAGGATGATGCTGATTGGCTCAAGGGGAATTAGGTCAAGCTCTTCCATACTGAGGTGTGTTTTGTAGCCAACAATGTACTGAAGGATATTTTCCCTCCCAACTTTCAAAGCAGCTGATTTTAGATGCTCATTTATAAGAAATAGAAGATCTTCAATTGTTTCATCGCCAGGGTAACAAAACTTGACCTTACTTGGGTGAGTGTACTCAATGCCTTCCAAAGTTGTTTTTGTTCGCCTGTCTGAGCTCTTATAAAAATCTTGTTCAATGTCACTGGAACTTTTCTCCAAGGAAGGGGAGGAAATGTATAGATTCAACATGGTTGAAAACTGTTTGATGAACAAACTTGTGGCTTCTGCATCTCTTGTGACCAGGGTGAACACTTTTTCTCTTCTCTTCCCTGTGAGTCGAACACACTGATCGAATAGCCCTACATTCACGTGGTAGATATCTGAGAAATCCAGAATGCAATGTGGTTTAATCATTGTGGAGTCGTTCTTGGAAGAGAGTAGAATCCCTGAACTATGATGCCTGTCAGTAATTCTCGAACGTGCGCCAATAACGGAATCCGAGACATGTCTAGCATGGGTCATCCAGGATGGTCGATTCGTGCTTCGGTTGGACGAAACAAGGCGATCGGAGAGAAAATATACAGCTCTTGTGCTTAACATGACACAGGTCAATATTTCCTGAAGTGGGTTGGTGTAAGATATCGCATTTGTCCACATGATATGATGCAATTCTTCATCATACTCTTGACCAACTGGTATAACATTCAAGTGAAAGAATTGAGCTATTCTTTCACCAGACATTTCAGTCAAAGCTTTCATCTTTGGAGATAAACTTTGAAATAGCGTGTAATTTTTTACACATGATTCAAGATGTGCCGTCAATTCAGGAGTCAAATAATGCATGGCATAACTGGGCAGCTCCATCTCTTTCAATTCATCGCCATAATCTTCTCCCGGCTTTGTCAAAATGATCTCGGTCTTGGATCTCAACTTTGGGCCAACATTGATATCAAATCCAACCTCAGAAATTCCATCCACTACATCACAACCATCATTCTTTTGATTCCCACTTTTTCCTTCTTCAATACCTTCATTATCACTTTCCTCATGGGGTCCATCTGACCCTGAATGATCTTTCTTATCACTCTGATCTTCAGAACTTTCTGAAGATTCATTTCCACCTTCCGGGTCTTGTCTCGATGTCGGCATTATCTGATGCGCATGCTCTGATCTCAGCTTTGTTAAGCCATCAAGGAATGTATCTCTTGCTCTTGTGGATAGGAACttataatcaaacttgtgaaagcCTAATATCTCATGAAATACCATAGAAAGTCCATGTTCTTCGTAACTGATTCTTAAACTTGGCGACAAAGGTGGAACCAATTCTTTGGACTCTGTTCTGCctttttcattattcattcTAATTTCCCCAATTTCTGCTCCGACGCTgaacttttcaaagatttcaaaatcttcttCACTTTCAGACTTTGTATCAACTTCGAATGAAGGTTTTGGAATAAAGAACACATCAGTTTTAATAATGTACACATGATTCTCTGACATCACTAAAAACGCTTTGGATTGAGAATCTGATTCCGTCACATACGCGGCATTTGCTACTCTGCCGGTACATTCTCCATCGTTTTCTTCCTGCTCAAAAATCTGTCTTGAAAGCCTGCAGTCTTGGTAACAGTTCACAATATCCAGTTCACCACAGTTTGTGTCATTCTCtgaacactgttttaattcctCAAAGAAGTCCTTGCCTTTGTCAGAATCTGCCGCAATAAATGCAAATGTTCCCGAGGCTCCAACAAAGGATTCTTCTACTCGGACAAAACTGTAACACAAACCAACCATGACCTGCTGAATATTGCACAAAGGTAGAATATAGAAGGTTTCCAAAGCTGGCACTTCCTGTATGGATGACTCAGCATTTTTAAGCTGAAGCACAAATATGCGTCTTTCAGTCAAAACTACACAACACGGCTGAGTCGTGTCAGAATTGCTGTACTGAATGACCTGGCACCAGAGAATGTACTTGATGACCTCTGTTGCACTTGATGATCCCGATTCCTCAGGTGACCCGAATAATCGCTCATGCAGAGCAGAGTTGTAAGCTGGGTTATGGTGGGTGGGGAGAGATGATATATCTACAGTGAGTTGGCCCGATGGTATGGGTGAATAGCTTGATGTGGATGAAGGCCTGGAACTAAAAaggtatataaatatttaagtcacTATATAGCTTCCAGAAAATGAGAGAGaacacatgtttacaaattttatttttaaaacaaacatattttaagatgAACAGAATGAACCTCTTATTATTTATAGTGCTTGAACCTAGTTTTGTTAAAGGCTTGATGCCTGAAGgaatttgtttgcaaaataaacCTCTTTGCTTCAAGAGCATAAAAAATAGCAGACATAAGCCATTTATACCAGTAGTAAAATAACACTTAGAACCTACAGTATAACTAGGGGCATACCTAAACTTTTCAAAAAGCCAGGGTTATTGGCCTTGCTGTAAATGTCTGTATGGCAACATGTTTCAGTTGAATATCTTGAACCATTTTTCCAGATAAGACCAAAGTCAATGTTTTTACACAACagcaacaccaacaacaacaacgacgccaaggctatcatattatccaaattatttCTTGGACAAACAAAAAAGCTTAATAGATTGTCATGTATGAATATTGCAAAACAATTCCAACTACCTGAGTCGATCCTGAGAAGTAGAAGAACTTGTTCTGGCCTGCAAAAAGAGGGAAAAAATAGTTCTatgatttattgttttcttttaagcTTTATAATTTAAGGTAAATTGTAACCAAACGAACATGGAGTGAGCAGCATCATCATCTGTTattatttcagataaaaaaaatacaaactgaatGATTATAAGACTTAGTAATTGGCATTGCTGTACATTTGCACATAATGTCTCAGGTttagttttggtgaaacatgcatggatcactgtaaatcaGATAAAATGCTAAACCTAAACCAAACTTTCttagacaaataataaacaccaataatttgcattatatgcaaaatatgaGTTACCTAACTTCACGAATCAAGTAAGTAGCTAGGGAGGCTAGTATAACTccccatattcttcgaataatcCAGCTCAATACTATTTTATCCAGTGTTAACCCACCTTATTTCCAGAGTATGGACTAAGCTGGTCATGCTGTGTGGATGTGCCAGGAAGCTCAAGTGAAGTATCTACAGCtggaaataaaatcattgttcatttaagaattatttataagacaaaaaaaatcaataaatttatttactaTGTCACAGGTGCGAAGCTTACAAAGATCTGATGTTGCTCAATTTCTGTTTTATCCTAAAATTCCAAAACCAACCAATGGAAAAAAAGAAACTGTGCCTTATACAAAATTTGTCTTAAATAGTTTGAAGCATTTCAATGATAACAAATGGAGGTGTACCTCCactgtttttgtcataaatGTAACTGTGAAACAGAGAGGTACTACTCAAAAATGGAACTGTGAAACAGAGAGGTACTACCTCAAAAAGGGAACTGAGACACAGAGAGGTACTACCTCAAAAAGGGAACTGTGAAACAGAGAGGTACTACCTCAAAAAGGGAACTGTGAAACAGAGAGGTACTACCTCAAAAAGGGAACTGTGAAACAGAGAGGTACTACCTCAAAAAGGGAACTGAGACACAGAGAGGTACTACCTCAAAATGTAACTGAGACACAGAGAGGTACTACCTCAAAAATGGAACTGAGACACAGAGAGGTACTACCTCAAAAAGGGAACTGTGAAACAGCGAGTTACTACCTCAAAAATGGAACTGAGACACAGAGAGGTACTACCTCAAAAATGGAACTGAGACATAGAGAGGTACTACATCAAAAATGTTACTGTGAAACACAGAGGTACAACCTCAAAAATGGAACTGTGATACAGAGAGGTACTATCTCAAAGAATATGAAATTTTCAGAATTAAGTCACTTTTAACATTTGCTATTTCTGGGATACtttagaacttttttttttaatacacaGTTTCTTTCATCAGCTAGTATAGATTTCTTGCACTTTTTACTGTCAGTTGTAGATTTACATTCTGGAAACTGAGATGTTTTACTTTATAAGTCCTTACTATTATTAAATGTTTCTGTATTATATAGCAATAAAAATAAGTTCTGCACTAAATCGttcttaattcattttaaataataatgtttaaaaaagtaataaaaacacatttattttttaagacaattataaatcttacagaaaataaataataatgcatattCAAATTATTCCAAACATGTCCttgtaaatacaaaatttatttagtAAGATATATAAAGGTAGCTTGGTTAGTACAAAGCTGGAACACTAGTATAATTCAGCGAAATATTAATAAGCAATATAGTAAACTACAAGTTATTAGTAAGAAGATCTTTCAGTGTTTTTATTGGGAATGGGGTTGTGGcttttttgattggaaaaaaatgtgtcatttcaaaaaaatgacagaaaatataatggaaatgagattatattaattttttttcacataaattaaatggaaaaaaaagtatatgttttaggAATGGATGTGAATTTTGgttcaaaattggtcagaaAAGCCAACACTGTccttaaccctttgcatgctagGTAAATTGttgtctgctcaaaaatgtcgtctgttttattctaaatttctttcaatttacttaaaacttttgggatatattgactgagtggcaaacagcttggaacctgaccaggcgccgagttactcggtgtctggtctggttccaagctgtttgcaaagcctttaaaatcgccatcagcagcctaagggttaattcatgttttcataACAGCAGAAGCCAAAAAACATAAATCTTTCTATTGATCACGTGAAATGACAAATGTATTAACCggagttatgggacttgctacAGAAGCACATACTGTCAACGAAAAACGTGCACAAACTTCTATGTACATGTCATAAACcatgaaatagtttaaaacaacGCTGATGACGACAAACCCAAGGCTACGAAGAAGCACATGAGCTTAAAAGaagatttattaaacaatattaaaagcTAATAAAGATTATTACAATGTGGGTTACACACCAATGCAGTTATAGTAGATATTTTACTATATTAGGTCCAGGAGTTTCAAGCAAAATGGAAAGTTAACTAGTTAAGCCCACACCAATATCCCATATCATGGTCAAGACAGGTTATATAAAGGTGAGAGGAAATGTTTGGaactattttgattatatttagtACAAATTGGGGTGAGGAAGGGATAAGTAAATAAATAGAAACGCTGCAGGGAGATTGGTTACGTATATCTGGATTTTTCATTCTAACAATGGTCAtaacttaacaattattatagccagagttatggaccttccTGTACATGTGCTTattatctctggcaacatgtgttccAAGTTTGAGATGAACATCTTGAATGGTTTGAATAAGAGTCAAAGGTAAAATTGTGCAACACTGATGACAACACTGATGACAACGCTGATGACAACGAAACCAAGGCCATAACAACACCCTGACTTTTCTTCTTTGAAAAGCAGCCAAACTCAAATGATTGCTTATTCTACTGTAATGttcaacatttctttattttgattcatataatgttaaCTATGTTTTCTATACccaaaattataaatgtttattaaaatctcAATGTACTTAGATGTTATCTTGAAGCAGAAGCTAGTAGTTAAATTAATATACATTGATGCATAATTCAAACAAACTAAGTTCTTTATCTTCTTTTTACtgtcataatatttttacaagGACAGGAACactatgaatatatatgtataaaaattcgtaagtgtttatttttggatctataaaaaaataatcgttCCAAGTCTGGCACAGCAagataaacaattcattttcatATAGAGCTCCAGGtgaatgataatttaaataatggttgaaattattttgttactaACAAAGCCCCGcctttttcactttttgtcagttttatttttcacactatgttattatgttattttataagtaaCTGGCAGCTCAAAGTTAATTTAAAGCGTGTGGTTAAATGATGCTCCTTACTGACATATAATAATTAGACAAATTATTAAGTAACACTTTCAATATGACCAACCAATATGTTGAAGATTCAACTTTAAAAGTATTgcaaattaaatgttgttttatatgaaaataaatcttaaattaaaagtaaaaaagctGGGTTTTTTTGTCTGTCATCCCATTGGTTCAAAAATTATGTCAACCATTATAAGTGAACATTTTTGTTTCCATCCGTTacaatttctatttaaattgtACATGTCCCTGTGTATATcgtctttaaaaataaaatatgttgaataaaatattttaagatgaaatactttttaatgcaaattgaatatggattaaattattttacaatatgcaTAGGGCAGGCTTAGTGCGAGACTTCTTtcaacattcaaataaaaagcgTTACAACAGTATTATGCTAAGCTCTCAAAATCTAAATTtagcataaaaaacaaaacaataaagctAATGAAGTCATAACAAACCAACCAAATGCAAAATaagccttaaagctgcactctcacagatggacagTTCTGacatttgtgatttttttggtCTCGAGAATCAgttgattttggcatcaatgccttcaattcagtaaTATAAGATAACTTACAACAGAAAAGaactaaattgttaaaaaaaaatgcagaaaacttcaattttcttaaatggagtttgaaaaacacatcataattattgataattttgttGAAGCTTTTTGCCAcaaacatcaaatttttgacaattaataTGAAGAGCTGTGATCTTATCTTTAGTCAGATTTCTTATtacactggtttccagatatttacgcagaagttggctccttccaagacaatttttatttttttaaagttggcAGAACGGttaatctttgagagtgcagctttaaaagatatTAGAAGcatttgattttcaaataattaactTCAAACTTAAGCCGAGTACAAGTATGTCCATCTATTCCTGTGGAATAAGGTATAAATTCAAGAGTGTTACCTGTGTTTTGCAAGCGGGTATAAAGATTATATTTCTGAAGGAGAGGCGTGGTCTGTCTTACCTGAAAATAGGTCAAGGTCGGGTCAAGGTCAGATTGGGATGGCATGGGTCAATTCTGTTCTCTCTGACAAAatcttttcttttacttttatatttgtcaCAGTATTTAAGGCATAAAGATGAAGTttgaaaaacacatatttgatttttgattgAGTTTGTTTAAGTTCTACTTAATGTAGAACTGTGAAGATTTGAGAAATCCGTTTGACCTTTTTTGACCTACATTATGTACATAATCTTTCAGcaagtatttaaaagaaatgattcaaattttatatacaaaCGATATGGGAGAAAGGGCTTTTAACTCCTTCACTgaacttaaattaaaacattgaagaTGTCAGGGCTGTTTAATAAGGAAAAACAACAGTCAAGGTCAGGGTCAAACAAACTGAATTCCATTGCATAAAGAATTTGTTGCggtaaaaatatctttaaaatctATCAATCTGCtgttatataagaatgttgCAAAGTGAATGCCAATTCAAGCCTGTGTTGTTGATTTTAAGATGAAAAAAGGGggataactcaacaatgattaaaaccagagttatgaagtttgctttacatgtgcatatatCTCTAGCATTATGTTTGTACCAAGTTTCCATTAAAATCACCTTCACCTTAGCCTTGACcgttgacctcaaaatcaataggggtcatttgcTGGTCATGAacaacctgcctaccaagtttgaggttcCTGGACCCAtgcgttcttcagttattgatcagaaaccatGGGGATGGACTGACAGATGGACTGTCCAATAACTATATTCTGCCCTTCGAAGTCATAAAAAGGTTTTTAGATaaagataatgatattttaataaaagaattTGCATGCTGCTGCCGACAACAACACTAAGGCAATCAATATACCTGGATCTTTGatctattttcatttaaaaaagatgtgCTTATAAGAGAGTTGGAAATCACTCTTATTGAGGAATGCACACGGAAAATGGCAAACAATAGTCTAAAGCATGCTACTTCTATGAACATGAATGTATTGCAAAGATATTTCAACGAGCAGTATACAAGCAAAATACTTAGGTAATCACACAAAAACAAGTTAATAAAGGGTGCTGCAGTTTGACCTTATAGTACTTCAATTACCGTATAATATTGTGTATAGGACAGACCTTATAGTACTTCAATTACCGTATAATATTGTGTATAGGACAGACCTTATAGTACTTCAATTACCGTATAATATTGTGTATAGGACAGACCTTATAGTACTTCAATTACCGTATAATATTGTGTATAGGACAGACCTTATAGTACTTCAATTACCGTATAATATTGTGTATAGGACGGACTTTTTTACCCCagaatgttgaaaaaaaaatgcttgctTTAGTattagattttgatttttttgctcGTGTCCATTTCAGGCTGAAATTCTCTGAGCAGTGACAAAGGGGTAAGTACTGGTACGGTGTCCACCGAAGAAACAACTATGGTAGATAAAATCAAGcagtaaacacatgtatataaataaaatgttcactttaaaatgatttattgaaataaatggaaaacaaacagactgtttacttttttatcaatgggacatttttccgctgcgtcctatctttgatattaaggggttttacccatttttttcaccatttttttgcctgcatcctatctatgctagcggcCTATACACAGTATAATATGGTAAACACAATTCACAATATTTTCTGTAAACTTCAAATGATCAAGTTCTTCACGACCAGATACAGTCTGCCCTTTTAACCCTTAGCACTGTACCTTTTTTGCAGCACCCTTTCCTTTAAAAACCTGGCAAAACCCTAATCTAAATAGTGGCAAGAGATAAataatgttactgttttaaGACAGGTATTTTTTATTGCAGAAACAACACAAATCTCAAAACCTACAGAAACTATAAAATTTCAgaatgcaaaatgaaaaataccatattcgattaattattttgtgtaaCTTTTCAGCACAGTAGAAATCACAAGCTAGCAAACTATGGTAAAAAAACAGACATAACGAACAAAAGGTGTTCAGGAAAGCTTGGTTAGAAGGGTAAGTGCGGGATGATACATACATGATTACCTGATGTTGAAGCACCTgtgttgtcatggcaaccaACAGCATCACTAGGGCCTGGCATCTCATCATAGTTGCTATGGTAACCGCTGAAGCTAGATTTGCTCTGCATACGACCCAGGCTGTTTCTGGAGCCTGATTGGTTGAGAAGGTTTGGGTTGCTAGAGCTTCTGCCAAGACTGGTTGCTAGGGGTGAATT
The sequence above is drawn from the Mya arenaria isolate MELC-2E11 chromosome 14, ASM2691426v1 genome and encodes:
- the LOC128217284 gene encoding nischarin-like isoform X1 → MAHFGKDIDNITTTSSIKINETQTVETYTLYTIEVTVGPYSWTVKHRYSDFHDLHEKLCSLTKLERNLLPPKKLFGNQSEQFIKKRQHDLQVYLQTVLHYVSHKIPSCLSTFLHFEKYEIHGITQGMAEELYNRGDAILQNRETYCTSPLHLYSLTERLKLPEPTCDGGDVKRDLGHILDFITRLKCLQVTGKMKIGTSNIDMNALNFDLSLFKSLQTLELGCCNIGLIGGLEVVKQTLKSITVGNSISSLKEILLHDLPHWKADDGTVLVTPWDGIRQANFSHNSLSRINECVQLIPKTVRLEMSHNKITSIENLHWLSNMVHLDLSYNDIEELDALHSKLGNLKTLNLAGNRLTSLQGFSKLFSLEHLDLGYNQIGAVEEIKAISRLPCLERLLLLSNPVTLTLDYRTKTLTLFGDRVKEVLLDKTPATEKELDTVAVMQAIQKSRDKAKDIKLRKGPSSASLANSPLATSLGRSSSNPNLLNQSGSRNSLGRMQSKSSFSGYHSNYDEMPGPSDAVGCHDNTGASTSGNHVRQTTPLLQKYNLYTRLQNTAVDTSLELPGTSTQHDQLSPYSGNKARTSSSTSQDRLSSRPSSTSSYSPIPSGQLTVDISSLPTHHNPAYNSALHERLFGSPEESGSSSATEVIKYILWCQVIQYSNSDTTQPCCVVLTERRIFVLQLKNAESSIQEVPALETFYILPLCNIQQVMVGLCYSFVRVEESFVGASGTFAFIAADSDKGKDFFEELKQCSENDTNCGELDIVNCYQDCRLSRQIFEQEENDGECTGRVANAAYVTESDSQSKAFLVMSENHVYIIKTDVFFIPKPSFEVDTKSESEEDFEIFEKFSVGAEIGEIRMNNEKGRTESKELVPPLSPSLRISYEEHGLSMVFHEILGFHKFDYKFLSTRARDTFLDGLTKLRSEHAHQIMPTSRQDPEGGNESSESSEDQSDKKDHSGSDGPHEESDNEGIEEGKSGNQKNDGCDVVDGISEVGFDINVGPKLRSKTEIILTKPGEDYGDELKEMELPSYAMHYLTPELTAHLESCVKNYTLFQSLSPKMKALTEMSGERIAQFFHLNVIPVGQEYDEELHHIMWTNAISYTNPLQEILTCVMLSTRAVYFLSDRLVSSNRSTNRPSWMTHARHVSDSVIGARSRITDRHHSSGILLSSKNDSTMIKPHCILDFSDIYHVNVGLFDQCVRLTGKRREKVFTLVTRDAEATSLFIKQFSTMLNLYISSPSLEKSSSDIEQDFYKSSDRRTKTTLEGIEYTHPSKVKFCYPGDETIEDLLFLINEHLKSAALKVGRENILQYIVGYKTHLSMEELDLIPLEPISIILTNECLCFVTEDLVSYPLPDFVRGLPSIPRQHVTDVRKIEYLKCIKQRKNNARDITLVFSDEKEDIILVPDHYSLEEGCSRDSPKEIPFRLFIQNERELNKFLTSLKNRSRDLHQMHDELQVIDI
- the LOC128217284 gene encoding nischarin-like isoform X2 — its product is MAHFGKDIDNITTTSSIKINETQTVETYTLYTIEVTVGPYSWTVKHRYSDFHDLHEKLCSLTKLERNLLPPKKLFGNQSEQFIKKRQHDLQVYLQTVLHYVSHKIPSCLSTFLHFEKYEIHGITQGMAEELYNRGDAILQNRETYCTSPLHLYSLTERLKLPEPTCDGGDVKRDLGHILDFITRLKCLQVTGKMKIGTSNIDMNALNFDLSLFKSLQTLELGCCNIGLIGGLEVVKQTLKSITVGNSISSLKEILLHDLPHWKADDGTVLVTPWDGIRQANFSHNSLSRINECVQLIPKTVRLEMSHNKITSIENLHWLSNMVHLDLSYNDIEELDALHSKLGNLKTLNLAGNRLTSLQGFSKLFSLEHLDLGYNQIGAVEEIKAISRLPCLERLLLLSNPVTLTLDYRTKTLTLFGDRVKEVLLDKTPATEKELDTVAVMQAIQKSRDKAKDIKLRKGPSSASLANSPLATSLGRSSSNPNLLNQSGSRNSLGRMQSKSSFSGYHSNYDEMPGPSDAVGCHDNTGASTSAVDTSLELPGTSTQHDQLSPYSGNKARTSSSTSQDRLSSRPSSTSSYSPIPSGQLTVDISSLPTHHNPAYNSALHERLFGSPEESGSSSATEVIKYILWCQVIQYSNSDTTQPCCVVLTERRIFVLQLKNAESSIQEVPALETFYILPLCNIQQVMVGLCYSFVRVEESFVGASGTFAFIAADSDKGKDFFEELKQCSENDTNCGELDIVNCYQDCRLSRQIFEQEENDGECTGRVANAAYVTESDSQSKAFLVMSENHVYIIKTDVFFIPKPSFEVDTKSESEEDFEIFEKFSVGAEIGEIRMNNEKGRTESKELVPPLSPSLRISYEEHGLSMVFHEILGFHKFDYKFLSTRARDTFLDGLTKLRSEHAHQIMPTSRQDPEGGNESSESSEDQSDKKDHSGSDGPHEESDNEGIEEGKSGNQKNDGCDVVDGISEVGFDINVGPKLRSKTEIILTKPGEDYGDELKEMELPSYAMHYLTPELTAHLESCVKNYTLFQSLSPKMKALTEMSGERIAQFFHLNVIPVGQEYDEELHHIMWTNAISYTNPLQEILTCVMLSTRAVYFLSDRLVSSNRSTNRPSWMTHARHVSDSVIGARSRITDRHHSSGILLSSKNDSTMIKPHCILDFSDIYHVNVGLFDQCVRLTGKRREKVFTLVTRDAEATSLFIKQFSTMLNLYISSPSLEKSSSDIEQDFYKSSDRRTKTTLEGIEYTHPSKVKFCYPGDETIEDLLFLINEHLKSAALKVGRENILQYIVGYKTHLSMEELDLIPLEPISIILTNECLCFVTEDLVSYPLPDFVRGLPSIPRQHVTDVRKIEYLKCIKQRKNNARDITLVFSDEKEDIILVPDHYSLEEGCSRDSPKEIPFRLFIQNERELNKFLTSLKNRSRDLHQMHDELQVIDI